Within the Candidatus Dormiibacterota bacterium genome, the region GGCGCGGCCGCAGTCGCGTCGGCGGACGCCTCGAGTTCGGAAACGAGGTCACGCTGACGATCCATCGCGGACGCTCGCTCGACGTCATCGCCGGCGCGGAGATCCTACGCGAACACTGGCGCGAGCTCGTCGATCCGCGGCGATTCTCCGTCGCTGCCGAGGCCTGCGAGATGATAGATGCGTTCTCAGAACCGGAGCTTGCGCTGCCGGAGGTCTACGTGCTGCTCGTCGGAATGCTTGCAGCCATCGCGCGATCGGATGCTCCATCCACGCTCGTCCCGCGTTTTTCGATGCGATTGCTCGATGCGCTCGGCGTCGCTCCTCCGCTCGACGCGTGCGTTCGCTGCGGCAACGCGCTCCGCGCGAGCGCGTGGGTGGACGTCGAAGCGGGCGGCCTCATCGACGCGTCGTGCCGCGAGCGCTGGCGCGACCTGCCCGAACTCGACGCGGCCGCGCTCGAGAACCTCCGCGCGCTCGCCGCGCCTCGAGAGCGCCGCCGGGCAGCGGTGCAGGCATTGCCGCGCGTCGCCGAGGCCGTAGAACTGCTCGTGGCACACCATCTGGGTCGCCGGCCGCGATCGGCGGCTGCGGTTGCGGAGATGCGATGAGCACGATCATGGCGCTCGACGTGGGCGAAAAGCGCATCGGCGTGGCGATTGCGGATCCTAGCGAGACCTACGCGCTGCCGATCGGAACGATCGCGCGCACGAGGCTGACCGACGATCTCGAGCGCATCGCGCAATACCTGGAGAGTTATGGCGTGCGCGACCTCGTGGTGGGCGACCCGGTGACGCTCTCCGGGGAACGCGGCATCGCGGCGCGCAAGATGGACGACTTCGTGGAGCGCATCCGCCGCGTCTTCACGGGAACGATACATCGCGTTGACGAACGGATGACGACCGCGCAGGCGACGAAGGCGATGATCGCTGCCGACGCCTCGCGAGATCGTCGTCGCCGGGCCGTCGATATGATGGCCGCTGCTTTGATTTTGGAGACGTTCTTGGCTCGTCGTCGTTCAGAGAAATGAAACTGGTACGCGCGCTTCTCGTGCTCGTCCTTGCGGTCGCAATCGTCGCGGCGCTGCTCCTGCTCTATGGCGCGTTCCTCGATCGTTCGCGCCCGGTGGCGCAGACGCGCGTGGTGATTCCGGCGGGAGCGTCGTTCGACGACATCCTCGCACGGCTGCGCAGCGCCGGCGTCATCGCGCATACGCTGCCCCTCCACGTGCTCGCGCGCGTTCGAGGCGAGGAGACGAAGGTTCGTGCCGGCGAGTACCGGTTCGCTCCGCATGAAACCGAGGCCACCGTCTTGCATGCGCTCGTCACGCAAGGCGCAGCGGTTGCGCAATGGGTGACGATTCCCGAGGGCTTCACCGACGAACAGATCGCGCGGCGACTACAAGAGGCGGGCGTCGGTGACGCGCCGACGTTCGCGCACTCCTTTGCGACGTCGTCGATCGAGGTTGGCGGCGTTCGCACGCACGGATTGGAAGGCTTTCTTTTTCCGGATACGTATCTCGTTCCGGTCGGTGCGACGCCGCAACAGATCGAGGCGCAACTCGAGCGCGGTTTCCTTGCGGCGCTTCCGGCCGACGCGGTGCGACGTGCCCGCGCGCTCCACGTCTCGGTGCCGCAGGCCGTGACTGTCGCGTCACTCGTCGAGCGAGAGGCGAAGCTCGACAAGGATCGGCCGATGATTGCCGGCGTCATCTACAATCGCCTGCGTCTGGGAATGCCGCTCGAGATCGATGCGACGATCGAATACGCGCTGCCGCATCACAAGTCGGAGCTCTCGCGTGCCGACTTGACTGTGCGGTCGCCGTACAATACCTACCTTCACACGGGTTTGCCGCCCACGCCGATCGCGAATCCCGGGCGCGCCTCGCTGGAGGCGGCTTTCCACCCCGCTTCCACGAAGGCGCTCTACTACGTGTATTGCGGGGGCGGCGGACACGTCTTCGCAGAGACCCTCGCGCAGCATCAAGCTAACGTCGCGCGATGTTTGAGGTAGGTGGCGATATGAGTTCCGGAGCGGGCGACAAGCGCCTCGACGTCAACGACACGTTGGTCGTGAAGACGCCGAGCGGCGGAGAACTGCCGTTTGTGGTCATGGCGCTTCTCGAAGACGAGGAAGAAGGAAGCGGCTACGCCGTGCTGCTGCACGAGCCGGAGGACGGCGAGGAGAGCTTCATCGTCACCGATCCATACGGGAAGCTGCTCGAAGATGACGCCCTCGCCCAAGACGTGCTCGACGACTATCTCGATTTCGCCGGCGAGTCCGAGGACGGCGACGCGTGATCCGCGCGCTCTTCCTGTCGGCGAACGTGGGCGTCGGACACTCGTCGGCGGCAAATGCCGTCTGTGCGGCACTTGAGGACGTCGCGCCGGAGAATCGCGGGCTCGTCGTCGACTCCTACCGGTACGCGGCGTTCGTCGTCTCGCGCGTGGTCTCGAGCGGCTACCTGCAGATGGTCAAGACCATACCGCAGATGTATCGCTATCTCTACCATAGAGCCGAGCGCGCAACCGAGATCGGTCCGTTTCGTACCTGGGCGCATCAGTTTACCGCTGCAAACCTGCGTACGCTGATCGAGCGCGAGCGGCCAGACATCGTCGTCTGCACGCATGCATTCCCGTTTGGAGCGATGGCGCAATACAAGGCCGCCTATGCGGATTCGCCGCCGATTCTGGGTATCGTGACCGATTTCGCCGTGCACGGCTTCTGGGTGCAGGAGGGCGTCGACGGCTACGTCGTCGCCACGGAGGCGTTGCGCGCCGAGCTCGTCGCGCGAGGCGTTCCGGCCGAACGGGTCGTCGCTGCAGGCATTCCGGTACATCCGCGCTTTTCCGCGAGCGAAGAGACGCGTGCAGCGCTGCGCATGCGGCTCGGACTGCCGCAAGATCGTCCGATCGCGCTGCTGATGGGCGGCGGTCTGGGCATCGGTCCGCTCGAGCGCATGATCGCGGCCGTAGAAGGGACGAGGACGCCGGTCGCCGCCGTCGCCATCGCCGGCCGGAACGGCCGGATCGAGCGCCGTGCGCTCGCTGCCGCGCGCAAGCTCGGCCGGCCCGTTCGCGTGCTAGGCTTCGTGGAGAACGTCTACGACTACATGCACGCCTGCGACGTGCTGGTGACCAAACCCGGCGGACTGACGGCCGCAGAGGCCCTGGCCGCCCGGATACCCCTCGTACTCTGTAGCCCGCTTCCCGGGCAAGAAGAGCGGAATTCGCGCGTGCTGGTCGAAGCGGGATGTGCAGTACGAGTGCGTTCGTTACCGGATCTTTCGGACGCGCTCGATACGGTACTTTCCGACCCGGAACGCAGAGCGGGCATGGTGGCCGCGGCTGCGAAGCTGGGCCGGCCGCAGGCGGCGCGAGAGGTTGCGGCACTGATTGCCCGGCTAGCCCGCGTGAGCCGGGCGATCGTGGAGAAGGCAGGCGCGGCGTAGCGCAGGGAGGGTTAACGTGAGAATCCCGTCGGCGAAGACCTACGCGTGGGTCATTGCAGCGTTGCGCATCTACGCGGGTGTCTTCTGGATCTCACACGCCATTCCGAAGTTTACGAACGGCAGTGCATTTCTGCCGCCCAACGGCTCGATGGGCGCTGCGATCGCGAAGGCGATCGCGCTAACGAGCGGACCGTACCACGCATTCCTCATCGGCACCGTTCAACCGCACATCGAGCTTTTCGCGCAGCTCGTTCGTATCGGCGAGCTCGCTGCCGGGATTCTGTTGTTGCTCGGTCTCTTCACGCGTCTCGGCGGACTGATCGGCGTCGCTCTCGCAGCAGCCTTCGTCTTGGATCAAGGGCATGCGGGACTCGGCGGCTGGTCCTCCTTCGGCGCGGCAGCCCTCGCCCTCTCGGCAGTCAGCGTGCTCCTTCCCGCCGGGCGGGTCTTGGGGGTCGACGCGTTCCTGCGACGCTCGAGCTCGTCGTACGACGAGGTTCCCGAGATGCCGGTGCCGCCGAACAGGCCCGAACCGACGCCGCAGCCGAGCGGCAACACCGCGGAGCCGGCGATCGGGGAGGCCCCTTCCGCGAATGCCTCGGTGGTTGCCCCGCGCGAACCAGGCCCCAATGGAGCGAATGGCGGCCCCGCGTTCGCCGCACCGGCGTCCGCCGGTCCGGTCGTGGATCAGAGCCGCCAGAACGTCTAGCAGCCTACGGCGTTCTGACTGCTGTACCGGGAGCCAAGCCGAGCGCTCCGTCCACGACGACTCGCGCGCCTTGGGGCAGCCCCGCAACGATCGATAGCCCGGGATCCGATGCCACTTCCCGTACGTGCGCTTCCTCGACGCGCCCGTGTCGCACGACCATGATGCTGTCATGCCGATCGCTCAAGAATGCCGTCGTGGGAATAGTGATGCCGCGCCTCGGCGGCAAAGCGATGGTCGCGATGACCGGCATTCCGGCTTGCCACGCGCCCGTCGGATTGGCGAGGTCCACTTTGATGGCGAAATTCGTCGAGCCCGGTTCGACCTGTGGCAGGACCGCAGTCACCACGCCGCTCACCGCGTGGGAACGCGAACCGCCGCTGCGCATTACCGTTGCGGTCAGGCCGGCGTGAACCCGAAATGCTTCGTCGCTCGATGCGCTGAGCACGGCATACACATGCGAAATCTCTTGCAGCGTGAATATTTGCCGCCCTGAAGGGTACTCGCCCGGATTCAGATTGCGATTGACTACGATACCGTCTATCGGAGAAACGATAACCGCGCGAGCAATCTCACGTTCGATCTCGCGCGCTTGCGCTGCGGCGACGCGCGCTTGGGCACGCGCCTCCGCGATGTTCGAGGCGAGCAGCCCTTGATTCGAGCTCCCGACCGGATTGCCGTTCAGGCTCACATCCGCGGTCGCCGCGCTCAGCTGCGCTTGCGCGGCGCGCAACGCTTGTTCGTCCGATGCGACGCGCGTGCGCTGCGCATCGAGGGCTTGTAGCGAGAGGTATCCCTTTTGCTCCAACGCCTCGTAGCGACGCTCGTTGAGGACATCTTCTTGCAGGGTCGTACGGTCTTGCGCGACTTGGGACTGAGCCGACTGCATGGTACTCGAGCCGTGCGCGAGCGCCTCCCTGGACTGGTACGTCACCTCTGCCGCCTTCGCGCGGTCGACCGATACCATCTGTAGCGCCGCTGCGAGAGTCGCCTGGAGATCGTCCGTTGCAAGCGTTGCGAGCACCTCGCCCTTGCGGACCCACGTGCCTTCGTGCACGTACACGGCCGTCGCGGGCTCCAGCAACGACGAAGAGAGTGCGACGCTGCGACGCGGTGCGATGAGGCCGGCGAGCGTCTCGGAAACCCGCAATACCGCG harbors:
- the recO gene encoding DNA repair protein RecO yields the protein MAAAARTYKARGIVLRARNLGEADRIVILFTLEHGKVEAVAKGIRRGRSRVGGRLEFGNEVTLTIHRGRSLDVIAGAEILREHWRELVDPRRFSVAAEACEMIDAFSEPELALPEVYVLLVGMLAAIARSDAPSTLVPRFSMRLLDALGVAPPLDACVRCGNALRASAWVDVEAGGLIDASCRERWRDLPELDAAALENLRALAAPRERRRAAVQALPRVAEAVELLVAHHLGRRPRSAAAVAEMR
- the ruvX gene encoding Holliday junction resolvase RuvX; this translates as MSTIMALDVGEKRIGVAIADPSETYALPIGTIARTRLTDDLERIAQYLESYGVRDLVVGDPVTLSGERGIAARKMDDFVERIRRVFTGTIHRVDERMTTAQATKAMIAADASRDRRRRAVDMMAAALILETFLARRRSEK
- the mltG gene encoding endolytic transglycosylase MltG; the encoded protein is MKLVRALLVLVLAVAIVAALLLLYGAFLDRSRPVAQTRVVIPAGASFDDILARLRSAGVIAHTLPLHVLARVRGEETKVRAGEYRFAPHETEATVLHALVTQGAAVAQWVTIPEGFTDEQIARRLQEAGVGDAPTFAHSFATSSIEVGGVRTHGLEGFLFPDTYLVPVGATPQQIEAQLERGFLAALPADAVRRARALHVSVPQAVTVASLVEREAKLDKDRPMIAGVIYNRLRLGMPLEIDATIEYALPHHKSELSRADLTVRSPYNTYLHTGLPPTPIANPGRASLEAAFHPASTKALYYVYCGGGGHVFAETLAQHQANVARCLR
- a CDS encoding glycosyltransferase, which produces MIRALFLSANVGVGHSSAANAVCAALEDVAPENRGLVVDSYRYAAFVVSRVVSSGYLQMVKTIPQMYRYLYHRAERATEIGPFRTWAHQFTAANLRTLIERERPDIVVCTHAFPFGAMAQYKAAYADSPPILGIVTDFAVHGFWVQEGVDGYVVATEALRAELVARGVPAERVVAAGIPVHPRFSASEETRAALRMRLGLPQDRPIALLMGGGLGIGPLERMIAAVEGTRTPVAAVAIAGRNGRIERRALAAARKLGRPVRVLGFVENVYDYMHACDVLVTKPGGLTAAEALAARIPLVLCSPLPGQEERNSRVLVEAGCAVRVRSLPDLSDALDTVLSDPERRAGMVAAAAKLGRPQAAREVAALIARLARVSRAIVEKAGAA
- a CDS encoding TQO small subunit DoxD translates to MRIPSAKTYAWVIAALRIYAGVFWISHAIPKFTNGSAFLPPNGSMGAAIAKAIALTSGPYHAFLIGTVQPHIELFAQLVRIGELAAGILLLLGLFTRLGGLIGVALAAAFVLDQGHAGLGGWSSFGAAALALSAVSVLLPAGRVLGVDAFLRRSSSSYDEVPEMPVPPNRPEPTPQPSGNTAEPAIGEAPSANASVVAPREPGPNGANGGPAFAAPASAGPVVDQSRQNV
- a CDS encoding efflux RND transporter periplasmic adaptor subunit, with translation MSVRTSVAAPAVLRVSETLAGLIAPRRSVALSSSLLEPATAVYVHEGTWVRKGEVLATLATDDLQATLAAALQMVSVDRAKAAEVTYQSREALAHGSSTMQSAQSQVAQDRTTLQEDVLNERRYEALEQKGYLSLQALDAQRTRVASDEQALRAAQAQLSAATADVSLNGNPVGSSNQGLLASNIAEARAQARVAAAQAREIEREIARAVIVSPIDGIVVNRNLNPGEYPSGRQIFTLQEISHVYAVLSASSDEAFRVHAGLTATVMRSGGSRSHAVSGVVTAVLPQVEPGSTNFAIKVDLANPTGAWQAGMPVIATIALPPRRGITIPTTAFLSDRHDSIMVVRHGRVEEAHVREVASDPGLSIVAGLPQGARVVVDGALGLAPGTAVRTP